The Tolypothrix sp. NIES-4075 genome has a segment encoding these proteins:
- a CDS encoding helix-turn-helix domain-containing protein gives MTRTFNPESYGKLLAEYQPKIITTEEENEQAIALAQNLEHRPNRTPEEEMLLELLVTLIEKFEETYYPIPQGTPNSMLMHLMDARDITTEALAEVIGSLEVALQIVNGDRTISKTQAKALADYFHVDTSIFT, from the coding sequence ATGACCCGTACTTTTAATCCTGAATCTTACGGTAAATTGCTAGCCGAGTATCAGCCAAAAATAATTACTACAGAAGAAGAAAACGAACAAGCGATCGCACTTGCCCAAAACTTAGAGCATCGCCCCAATCGTACACCAGAAGAAGAGATGCTGTTGGAACTGTTGGTAACGTTAATCGAGAAGTTTGAAGAAACTTATTACCCAATACCCCAAGGTACACCTAATTCAATGTTAATGCATCTGATGGACGCACGCGATATTACGACCGAAGCATTAGCTGAGGTAATTGGTTCATTGGAAGTTGCTTTGCAAATTGTCAATGGCGATCGCACCATTAGTAAAACTCAAGCAAAAGCGCTTGCGGACTATTTTCATGTAGATACTAGTATA
- a CDS encoding type II toxin-antitoxin system HigB family toxin translates to MHVISRRILRDFCEAHADSCDALYDWYRVVTKAQWKNLVEVQAIYPKAEAVGNFTVFNIKGNNYRLIVDIVYEVQRIYIKYVLTHAEYDKDKWKNDPYF, encoded by the coding sequence ATGCATGTTATTAGCCGCAGAATTTTGCGGGATTTTTGTGAAGCACACGCAGATTCCTGCGATGCACTTTATGATTGGTACAGGGTGGTAACTAAAGCTCAATGGAAAAATCTGGTTGAAGTTCAGGCTATTTATCCAAAAGCAGAAGCTGTCGGTAACTTCACTGTATTTAATATCAAAGGAAACAACTACCGCTTAATTGTTGATATTGTTTACGAAGTTCAAAGAATCTATATTAAATATGTCCTAACTCACGCCGAATATGATAAGGATAAATGGAAAAATGACCCGTACTTTTAA